In Candidatus Syntrophoarchaeum caldarius, the following are encoded in one genomic region:
- a CDS encoding Vi polysaccharide biosynthesis protein vipB/tviC, producing MKFVVTGGAGFIGSNLAEELAEMGEVTIIDDLSSGRLENISDLLDKNNVNFIRESIANLTSLKAHFADADCVFHQAAIASVQRSVEDPLLIDEVNARGTLNVLIAARDCGVKKVICASSSAVYGDSPELPKREDMSPCPLSPYAVSKLTGEYYCKVFSEIYGIDTVSLRYFNVYGPRQDPSSEYAAVIPKFIKILLKKEPPVIFGDGTQTRDFVFVEDVVRANILAMKHGNVRGVFNVAGGKKITINELLNTIMEVVGIELDPIHTEPRAGDIKDSVADISLAKNVLGYEPAFDLKEGLSRTINWLRE from the coding sequence ATGAAATTCGTTGTAACAGGAGGAGCAGGTTTTATCGGCTCGAATCTGGCAGAAGAACTTGCTGAGATGGGGGAAGTCACGATCATCGATGACCTATCATCCGGGCGACTTGAAAATATCTCTGACCTGCTCGATAAGAATAATGTGAACTTTATCAGGGAAAGTATTGCCAATTTGACGTCTCTCAAAGCACATTTTGCGGATGCTGACTGTGTATTCCACCAGGCCGCGATAGCTTCAGTCCAGAGATCGGTAGAAGATCCACTGCTGATCGATGAGGTGAATGCAAGGGGTACGCTGAATGTTCTGATTGCAGCGCGTGATTGTGGGGTTAAAAAAGTGATCTGCGCATCTTCATCAGCGGTTTATGGCGACAGCCCGGAACTTCCGAAGCGAGAAGATATGAGTCCCTGCCCCCTCTCTCCTTATGCTGTCTCGAAGTTAACAGGCGAATACTACTGCAAAGTCTTTTCAGAGATCTATGGGATCGATACCGTCTCCCTCAGATATTTCAATGTCTATGGTCCAAGACAGGACCCCTCTTCCGAGTATGCGGCGGTTATACCAAAGTTTATAAAAATACTGCTCAAAAAAGAGCCGCCCGTGATATTTGGAGACGGCACGCAGACACGAGATTTTGTCTTTGTTGAGGATGTTGTTAGAGCAAATATTCTGGCGATGAAACATGGTAATGTACGGGGAGTATTCAATGTGGCAGGTGGCAAGAAAATAACGATCAATGAACTTCTGAATACGATCATGGAGGTTGTGGGTATCGAGCTGGACCCCATTCATACTGAGCCAAGAGCAGGAGATATCAAAGATTCTGTGGCTGATATATCGTTGGCTAAGAACGTGCTTGGGTATGAGCCAGCGTTCGATCTGAAAGAGGGGTTAAGTCGAACCATAAATTGGCTCAGGGAATAA
- a CDS encoding Uncharacterized conserved protein UCP006598, whose protein sequence is MMIGIVFHGAEVIDSGEAQQILKMLPLITHDFKAFLGGISGKTAVIDAGLTDLIDITRHKLPSALITELIENGYDFILLLNHAKTEKSGISLGGEIFRRVKSRIRASFSFVQIDYHGFIVPWQVEDEKLYTQIRESLELSEIAPPEPENRVVREGALVRRIVDGVEPGEKILVDGIVIGIAESEDLTIIEDGGKIIGLEGGRIIDENLLKFDRVNLASSMVKSVRYFREHLPEKIGTFKRGPVDGKVALLFTAERVFEIFEHVNGVVTIGDDTTAIVADIATRFGVPVLGITDGDIDGLIPQIGAGGKEDFEKIVPPGSLILRVRAESDDEIGYRIQEEIFGGEEMIELDFNMLCDRVLEIVNHDLVWMVRGSV, encoded by the coding sequence GTGATGATCGGTATTGTATTTCACGGTGCAGAAGTGATCGATTCAGGGGAGGCGCAGCAGATACTCAAGATGCTTCCTCTGATCACCCATGACTTTAAAGCGTTTCTTGGTGGAATAAGCGGCAAAACTGCGGTAATCGATGCAGGACTCACCGATCTGATTGATATAACCAGGCATAAACTCCCAAGTGCGCTTATTACAGAGCTTATCGAGAACGGCTATGATTTTATCCTTCTTTTGAACCATGCAAAGACTGAAAAAAGCGGGATTTCACTTGGTGGCGAGATTTTCAGGCGCGTGAAGTCACGAATAAGAGCCAGTTTTTCTTTTGTGCAGATCGACTATCATGGCTTTATCGTGCCATGGCAGGTTGAAGATGAGAAGCTCTACACTCAGATCCGAGAAAGTCTTGAATTGAGTGAGATCGCACCACCAGAGCCTGAAAACCGCGTGGTACGAGAAGGGGCGCTTGTTAGAAGAATCGTCGATGGCGTGGAACCTGGTGAGAAAATCCTTGTGGATGGTATTGTGATCGGGATCGCAGAATCTGAGGATCTTACCATCATCGAAGATGGAGGGAAGATAATTGGGCTCGAAGGGGGGCGTATCATCGATGAGAATCTTCTGAAGTTTGATCGGGTCAATCTGGCATCCTCGATGGTGAAGAGTGTCCGGTACTTCAGGGAACATCTGCCAGAAAAGATAGGAACGTTCAAACGAGGACCTGTCGACGGCAAAGTTGCCCTGCTCTTCACGGCTGAACGCGTCTTTGAGATCTTTGAGCACGTGAATGGCGTTGTTACGATCGGTGATGATACCACCGCGATTGTAGCCGATATTGCAACAAGATTTGGCGTACCTGTTCTTGGAATTACAGACGGTGATATTGATGGGCTGATTCCACAGATTGGTGCTGGAGGGAAAGAGGATTTTGAGAAGATTGTACCACCTGGCTCACTTATACTTCGTGTCAGGGCTGAATCTGATGACGAGATTGGTTACAGGATACAGGAAGAGATATTTGGAGGAGAGGAGATGATTGAACTTGATTTTAACATGCTGTGTGATCGGGTGCTTGAGATCGTGAACCACGACCTAGTCTGGATGGTCAGGGGAAGCGTATGA
- a CDS encoding methyl coenzyme M reductase subunit alpha, whose product MKKKAIDLLMATFDEDDATREYTTFFQFGGWKQSKRKQEYVKLAKELLKERGLTGYQGDRDDMGVPLGQRFIEPYYISGTETMCEAEDLHQINNAAMQQLGDDIKRTAIAGLDMAHKMLEVRIGATVTPETINRYLEVANHTIVGGAVAQEHMPEINPAMTKDASVKLMSGNDELLDHIDDQYIIDIDKEYPEKQAEDLKEGIGKRLFQATRIPTIAVRISDAGIVHRWAANQTTLAFITAYALGGGAVLADFSLTSKHMQYVLLGTPSWPRRGRGPGEPVGVPYGYVGDFCQADAVNEGDPVSYCVESMALSIYYYLHMWVNSYVLGGIGGVNAGAVIYTNNVLEEETNYIADWIKDRYGGFAMAKPSFDVIRDVTHEMTFHLMEEYNRYPLLLEHHWGGAQRVVMLSTLAGLSSGLATGHSLAGMIGYNYAQAYLMKEAWGRGSFGGQDSIDHLNLAFAASMIPDEGLVPEFKSPNFSSDSTNAITVATSASAIVSAHAARGDAWCLSPVVKVAFADSKLPFNFKYPRREIARGTQQEFMPEGDRDPIKPGR is encoded by the coding sequence ATGAAAAAAAAGGCAATAGATCTTTTGATGGCAACGTTTGATGAAGACGATGCAACACGTGAGTATACAACCTTCTTCCAGTTTGGGGGGTGGAAGCAATCAAAACGCAAGCAGGAATATGTGAAGCTGGCAAAGGAGCTTCTTAAAGAACGCGGTCTCACGGGCTATCAAGGAGATCGGGATGATATGGGTGTTCCGCTGGGACAACGTTTCATCGAACCATACTACATATCTGGAACCGAGACGATGTGTGAGGCTGAAGATCTTCACCAGATAAACAACGCTGCAATGCAACAGCTTGGGGACGATATCAAGCGAACCGCGATAGCAGGGCTTGATATGGCACACAAGATGCTCGAGGTCAGAATCGGAGCAACCGTAACACCTGAGACAATAAACAGATATCTCGAGGTTGCAAACCACACCATTGTTGGTGGTGCAGTTGCACAGGAACATATGCCAGAGATAAATCCTGCGATGACAAAAGATGCGTCTGTAAAGCTCATGAGCGGAAATGATGAACTTTTAGATCACATCGATGACCAGTATATCATCGATATAGATAAAGAGTATCCTGAGAAGCAGGCAGAAGATCTGAAAGAAGGAATTGGTAAACGCCTCTTCCAGGCCACACGTATTCCCACGATCGCGGTCAGAATCTCTGACGCTGGTATCGTCCACCGATGGGCGGCGAATCAGACCACACTCGCATTTATAACTGCGTACGCACTTGGGGGCGGTGCGGTACTTGCAGATTTCTCACTGACATCCAAGCATATGCAGTATGTACTGCTTGGGACACCTTCATGGCCCCGCAGAGGAAGAGGACCTGGTGAGCCTGTAGGAGTACCTTATGGGTACGTGGGCGACTTCTGTCAGGCAGATGCGGTCAATGAGGGGGATCCTGTGAGCTACTGCGTTGAGAGCATGGCACTCTCGATCTACTACTATCTCCACATGTGGGTAAACTCCTACGTGCTTGGGGGTATCGGTGGCGTCAATGCAGGCGCGGTCATATATACAAACAACGTCCTTGAAGAGGAGACAAACTATATCGCAGACTGGATAAAAGATCGATATGGTGGGTTTGCCATGGCTAAACCGTCATTTGATGTGATCAGGGATGTCACCCACGAGATGACCTTCCACCTGATGGAGGAGTACAATCGCTACCCGCTTCTACTTGAACACCACTGGGGAGGTGCTCAGCGGGTTGTAATGCTCTCAACACTTGCTGGTTTGAGTTCAGGACTTGCAACAGGACATTCACTCGCGGGAATGATAGGATACAATTATGCACAGGCATATCTCATGAAAGAGGCATGGGGCAGGGGGTCTTTTGGTGGACAGGATTCAATCGATCACCTCAACCTCGCCTTTGCGGCATCTATGATACCTGACGAGGGACTTGTTCCTGAATTCAAGAGTCCAAACTTCTCTTCAGACTCCACAAATGCCATCACGGTTGCCACATCTGCATCAGCCATTGTCTCGGCACATGCTGCGCGTGGTGATGCGTGGTGCTTAAGCCCGGTGGTAAAGGTGGCGTTTGCAGATTCAAAACTACCGTTTAATTTCAAATATCCGCGCAGGGAGATCGCTCGTGGTACACAGCAGGAATTCATGCCAGAGGGCGACCGCGATCCAATAAAACCAGGGAGGTAA
- a CDS encoding Bacterial DNA recombination protein RuvA codes for MIAHIRGVVEGMEEDAVVVDVNGIGYRIFVPADIIESLGGCGEEIKLLTHLQMKDDEMVLYGFLDSYELEIFQALLGVSGVGAKTALTILSSLKPDLLQSAVISGDIDKLTSIKGIGKKTASRIVLELGERLVVRKTLPKKFNDAIEGLVTLGYSKNEAENVVKQILDEKGEEISVEDIIKEGLRRLTSN; via the coding sequence ATGATTGCACACATCAGGGGTGTGGTGGAGGGGATGGAGGAGGATGCAGTTGTGGTTGATGTGAATGGGATTGGCTACCGCATTTTTGTTCCAGCAGACATCATAGAGTCGTTGGGAGGGTGCGGAGAAGAGATCAAGCTTCTCACACATCTTCAGATGAAGGATGATGAGATGGTGCTCTATGGATTCCTTGACTCTTATGAACTTGAGATCTTTCAGGCGCTTCTTGGTGTATCAGGGGTTGGAGCAAAGACCGCACTCACGATCCTCTCATCCCTCAAGCCAGATCTGCTGCAATCAGCTGTTATTAGTGGAGATATTGATAAATTAACTTCGATCAAAGGGATTGGTAAAAAAACCGCATCCAGAATCGTGCTTGAGCTTGGGGAGAGGCTTGTCGTCCGAAAAACCCTTCCGAAAAAGTTCAATGATGCGATAGAGGGGCTTGTTACGCTTGGGTATAGTAAAAATGAAGCCGAGAATGTAGTCAAGCAGATTCTCGATGAGAAAGGCGAGGAGATTTCGGTGGAAGATATAATAAAAGAGGGGTTGAGGAGGTTAACCTCCAATTAA
- a CDS encoding fructose-bisphosphate aldolase codes for MEMSEIGKMIRIERIMDRESRNFVVIPMDHGISIGPARGIVNMADAIDKVANSGANAVLMHKGMVKHGFRGYGRDIGLIVHVSASTSLAPDPNEKVTVCKVEEAIKLGADAVSIHVNVGSETEPDQLVQLGELAERCDYWGMPLLAMMYPRGKDIKNPHDSAVVAHASRAGAELGADIIKTNYTGDPDSFRDVVNGCPVPVIIAGGPKVETDFDLLEMIEGAISVGGRGVAIGRNVFQHEDPARITKAICLIVHEGKSAKEANEML; via the coding sequence ATGGAGATGTCGGAGATTGGAAAGATGATACGAATCGAGCGGATAATGGATCGCGAGAGCAGAAACTTTGTTGTGATCCCGATGGATCATGGCATCTCGATCGGACCTGCCAGAGGTATCGTGAATATGGCAGATGCGATCGATAAAGTCGCAAATAGCGGTGCGAACGCTGTGCTGATGCACAAAGGAATGGTAAAGCATGGATTTAGAGGATATGGCAGAGATATTGGACTGATTGTTCATGTCAGTGCTTCCACATCCTTGGCACCAGACCCAAACGAGAAGGTAACCGTCTGTAAGGTTGAAGAGGCGATAAAGCTTGGAGCTGATGCGGTGAGCATCCACGTCAATGTGGGATCGGAGACCGAGCCAGATCAGCTTGTTCAGCTTGGAGAACTCGCGGAACGATGTGATTACTGGGGGATGCCGTTGCTTGCAATGATGTACCCCAGAGGAAAGGATATTAAGAATCCACACGATTCAGCGGTTGTAGCACATGCATCGCGTGCTGGGGCTGAGCTTGGTGCCGATATTATCAAAACAAACTATACTGGCGATCCCGATTCCTTCAGGGATGTTGTAAACGGCTGTCCTGTACCTGTCATCATCGCAGGAGGGCCAAAGGTTGAGACCGACTTTGACCTACTTGAGATGATCGAGGGTGCGATATCGGTTGGGGGCAGGGGCGTTGCGATCGGCAGAAATGTCTTCCAGCACGAGGACCCGGCACGCATCACAAAAGCGATCTGCCTGATTGTACACGAGGGTAAAAGTGCGAAAGAAGCAAACGAGATGCTTTAA
- a CDS encoding ATPase, translated as MAELSGAEESRTHVPAELLRAIEKPGGFSLLLKGRPGVGKTSLALELLRAVGGEGIYLSTRVSPKALYTHFPWLEECIEPINIIDTSKIYVPTDYTVYTSAMTGTMTFPEVLARRISEMGEGVTVVIDSWDAIKLQCEPVEMARLEALVTELVRERNINLILTGETMDVTTLDYLVDGIVVFNDIMIEYRRVREIYMSKLRRTRIDQPKYPFTLLDGRFQIFNPFGIKSIPPTGPTKVKPIPDKGNFVSSGSEDLDKILGGGFRRGSFNVFEVGDDISGWGYQAIVGVTFINAIQNDHPVVALPCCGRNEARWRKVLGPFVDEDKYRKNLTVFEIHPEGAEPRENMVPLKGNSIKDDLRTIREHKISKESPVIGFIGADMLEFPYRLKEIGELSTGIKEISVNIETTKERGNVDIVRVTPNLAIRDELVDMASKYLKLTTLDRTVVLYGIKPETWIYNVDTVFVDGSPTLKLTPYV; from the coding sequence ATGGCTGAATTAAGTGGTGCCGAAGAGAGCAGGACGCACGTTCCTGCAGAACTTTTGAGAGCTATCGAAAAGCCAGGGGGTTTCTCACTCCTCTTGAAAGGGAGACCAGGTGTGGGCAAAACCTCCTTAGCACTTGAACTGCTTCGTGCAGTAGGCGGAGAGGGGATTTACCTTTCAACAAGGGTCTCGCCAAAAGCACTCTACACACACTTCCCATGGCTTGAGGAGTGTATCGAACCGATAAATATTATAGACACGAGCAAGATCTATGTCCCGACCGATTACACGGTATATACGTCTGCAATGACCGGAACAATGACATTCCCTGAGGTACTTGCAAGAAGGATCAGTGAGATGGGGGAAGGGGTCACGGTTGTGATCGATAGCTGGGATGCGATAAAGCTACAGTGTGAGCCGGTTGAGATGGCAAGGCTTGAGGCACTTGTGACTGAACTTGTGCGAGAACGTAACATCAACCTCATTCTAACAGGTGAGACGATGGATGTTACAACACTTGATTACCTTGTTGACGGTATCGTCGTATTCAATGATATCATGATCGAGTACAGGCGTGTAAGGGAGATCTACATGTCCAAGTTAAGGCGGACACGTATCGATCAACCAAAATACCCATTTACACTACTGGATGGGCGTTTTCAGATCTTCAATCCGTTTGGGATCAAGTCAATACCTCCAACAGGGCCTACAAAGGTAAAACCGATACCCGATAAGGGAAATTTTGTATCTTCAGGAAGTGAAGATCTCGACAAGATCCTTGGAGGTGGTTTCAGGCGAGGTTCGTTCAACGTCTTCGAGGTCGGGGATGACATCTCTGGATGGGGCTATCAGGCTATTGTCGGTGTAACTTTCATCAACGCGATACAGAATGATCATCCGGTCGTGGCGCTTCCATGCTGTGGTAGAAATGAAGCTCGATGGAGAAAGGTCCTGGGGCCTTTTGTCGATGAGGATAAGTACAGAAAAAATTTGACTGTCTTTGAGATCCATCCAGAAGGAGCAGAACCACGTGAAAATATGGTGCCGCTCAAAGGTAACTCGATAAAGGATGACCTGCGGACAATAAGGGAGCATAAAATCTCGAAAGAATCACCAGTTATTGGTTTTATCGGTGCTGATATGCTTGAATTCCCTTACCGCCTGAAAGAGATCGGAGAGTTAAGTACAGGAATAAAAGAGATTAGCGTGAATATTGAGACCACCAAGGAGAGAGGTAATGTTGATATCGTGAGAGTCACACCAAACCTTGCCATCAGGGATGAGCTTGTTGACATGGCGAGCAAGTATCTCAAACTCACTACGCTCGATCGAACTGTTGTGCTCTATGGAATTAAACCTGAGACGTGGATTTACAACGTTGATACTGTATTTGTTGACGGATCTCCAACGCTGAAGCTCACACCATATGTATGA
- a CDS encoding methyl coenzyme M reductase subunit gamma, with translation MIYPGTDRVAERRRMILDKDTKLRRLREVSDDDLVVLLGHRNPGEQYRSVHPPLDELKEIEDPIRDLIEPTPGAQSGDKIRYIQFTDSVHHSPITPVFRGRMYHTRYRGVDTICYSGRELMEARERDLEKYAKELIETEVFDTARTAIRGITVHGSAMRLDEDGLMFDARQRYRYDRANNTVLYTKNQMAIPINRPIPIGAPGEEKDLIANSIIYGISTVGYRDAEELWEVTGKLMEENVKGGLNPELSEK, from the coding sequence ATGATTTATCCAGGTACAGATAGAGTTGCCGAGAGGCGAAGAATGATCCTTGATAAGGATACGAAACTGAGGCGCCTGAGGGAGGTATCGGATGATGACCTCGTTGTGCTGCTTGGACACAGAAATCCTGGAGAGCAGTACAGATCGGTGCATCCACCGCTTGATGAACTTAAAGAGATAGAAGATCCGATAAGAGATCTCATTGAGCCAACACCGGGTGCACAGAGCGGGGATAAGATACGTTATATCCAGTTCACAGACTCGGTTCACCACTCACCAATAACACCTGTATTCAGGGGGAGGATGTATCATACACGTTATCGCGGCGTTGATACGATCTGCTACTCAGGAAGAGAGCTTATGGAAGCGAGGGAGCGAGATCTTGAAAAGTATGCAAAAGAGCTTATCGAGACTGAGGTCTTTGACACTGCGAGAACAGCGATTCGTGGTATCACGGTTCATGGCTCCGCCATGCGGCTGGATGAGGATGGGCTGATGTTCGATGCACGGCAGAGATACCGTTATGATAGGGCAAATAACACCGTCCTCTATACCAAGAACCAGATGGCGATACCGATTAATAGGCCAATACCGATCGGCGCCCCCGGTGAGGAGAAGGATCTCATAGCAAATTCGATTATATACGGCATTTCTACAGTTGGATACAGGGATGCTGAGGAACTGTGGGAGGTCACAGGAAAGCTCATGGAAGAGAATGTCAAAGGTGGATTAAATCCAGAGCTAAGTGAAAAGTGA
- a CDS encoding Polysaccharide biosynthesis protein, with the protein MPEEESYLNESLRKVAKGGGIVFAGTFIGLFLGYLSRMVIGRWLGTADYGLISLGFAGMSIALTLSMVGLPAGITRYVSYYKGKNDAGRIKGTIIGALQISLPLSLIFAFIFFIGAEWISTNFFNKPELAPVLKIFSMAIPFYVLTQNFLSTTIGLQHMQYSVYTEHIFQNIFKIIAIVILLLLGLVFQGQHGNGFLQLC; encoded by the coding sequence ATGCCAGAAGAAGAATCATATCTGAATGAGTCGCTTCGTAAAGTTGCGAAAGGAGGGGGAATAGTTTTTGCAGGGACGTTCATCGGGTTGTTTCTTGGATATCTCTCAAGGATGGTCATTGGAAGATGGCTTGGCACTGCTGATTATGGCCTGATCTCACTTGGATTTGCAGGGATGTCTATCGCACTAACACTTTCTATGGTTGGATTACCCGCTGGTATAACAAGATATGTATCTTACTACAAAGGTAAAAATGATGCAGGACGGATCAAGGGCACGATAATTGGGGCCTTGCAGATAAGTCTTCCCTTGAGTCTGATCTTTGCTTTTATTTTCTTCATTGGTGCTGAGTGGATCTCAACCAATTTCTTTAACAAACCAGAACTGGCGCCTGTTTTGAAGATATTCTCGATGGCAATCCCCTTTTATGTTCTGACTCAAAACTTCCTTTCTACAACAATCGGGCTTCAGCATATGCAGTATAGCGTTTATACAGAACATATCTTCCAGAATATCTTCAAGATAATTGCGATTGTAATCCTGCTTCTTTTGGGGTTGGTGTTTCAGGGGCAGCATGGGAATGGGTTCTTGCAATTGTGTTAA
- a CDS encoding acetyl-CoA acetyltransferase: protein MEEVVIVESVRTAVGTFGGSLKDVEVMDLGKTVIKGVMERAGLRPVISDEVKSFRPSITKDVEMSEVEAKFASWDENLTPIMIDEVIMGNVLQGGQGQNTTRQAAIRAGIPQETNAVTVNKICASGMKAVALGAQAIKAGDADVIIAGGMECMSQAPYALPRARWGYRMDISGKGEALDLMVYDGLYEIFYGYHMGVTAENIAREYNISRQAQDEVGAESHRRALKAIKDGIFAEEIVPVLIPQRKGDPKVFDTDERPMETSVEKMAKLKPAFIKDGTVTAGNASGINDGAAALLLTSRKFAEENGLKIRATIKGYAAGAVDPQYMGLGPIPATRKLMNKLGLTVDDMDVIELNEAFASQAIACIKELGLPLYGESDEYNDPGSEKVNPYGSGISLGHPIGCTGARLLVTMLHEMERKDLRYGLATLCIGGGQGMSMVLER, encoded by the coding sequence ATGGAAGAAGTTGTGATTGTTGAAAGTGTTAGAACAGCAGTAGGGACGTTTGGAGGATCGCTCAAAGATGTTGAGGTTATGGATCTTGGAAAGACCGTGATAAAGGGCGTCATGGAGCGAGCGGGGCTTAGACCTGTGATCTCAGATGAAGTAAAGTCGTTCAGACCGAGCATCACAAAAGATGTCGAGATGAGTGAGGTTGAGGCAAAATTCGCCAGCTGGGATGAGAATCTAACGCCGATTATGATCGATGAGGTTATTATGGGTAATGTCCTGCAAGGTGGGCAGGGACAGAACACCACGAGACAGGCAGCGATCAGGGCAGGTATACCACAGGAGACGAACGCCGTCACGGTCAACAAGATCTGTGCATCAGGCATGAAGGCGGTTGCACTTGGTGCTCAGGCGATAAAAGCAGGAGACGCTGATGTAATCATAGCGGGCGGGATGGAGTGTATGAGCCAGGCGCCTTATGCGCTTCCAAGAGCACGCTGGGGATACAGGATGGATATATCAGGAAAGGGTGAAGCACTCGATCTGATGGTTTATGATGGCCTTTACGAGATATTCTACGGCTACCACATGGGTGTAACTGCGGAAAATATCGCGAGGGAGTACAACATCTCAAGACAGGCCCAGGATGAGGTTGGAGCAGAGAGTCACAGAAGGGCGTTGAAGGCGATAAAAGATGGTATTTTTGCAGAAGAGATTGTGCCTGTATTGATCCCGCAACGAAAGGGCGATCCAAAGGTCTTTGATACGGATGAACGCCCTATGGAAACGAGTGTTGAGAAGATGGCAAAACTTAAACCTGCTTTCATAAAGGATGGTACTGTTACCGCGGGAAATGCATCTGGTATTAACGATGGGGCTGCCGCACTTCTGCTGACATCGAGAAAGTTTGCAGAGGAAAATGGCCTGAAGATAAGGGCAACGATAAAAGGGTATGCCGCAGGTGCTGTGGATCCACAGTATATGGGACTTGGTCCAATACCTGCAACAAGAAAACTCATGAATAAACTTGGGCTTACAGTCGATGATATGGATGTGATTGAGCTGAATGAGGCATTCGCGTCACAGGCTATCGCATGTATCAAAGAGCTTGGACTTCCGTTATACGGTGAGAGCGATGAGTATAATGATCCAGGATCTGAGAAAGTCAACCCATATGGATCTGGAATCTCGCTTGGACATCCGATCGGATGTACAGGTGCAAGACTTCTTGTAACGATGCTTCATGAGATGGAACGAAAAGATCTAAGGTATGGGCTTGCAACGCTCTGTATCGGTGGAGGACAGGGTATGTCAATGGTGCTGGAGCGCTAA
- a CDS encoding methyl coenzyme M reductase subunit beta, translating to MNDSDRFTIYNDRGVSVAENIHYDALSPYKNSAIREILHTLKRTAIIDLNKLETSLKSGSVGNTMAVGGECRILGREVDLPIKEHAASIAERMREMLKVADDDDTRLEILDSLLIVQIPSIMLETGTEYTQAYLLPATALAHAIIDEFNLGIFDGVDMVKCAIMGRFPQTVTPSGGAVSTLLSFPMHIEGAGVAYRTPSVNTIVALAGRRTFDAVALSSVLEHAAAFESGAAIGPYKRYHLLGMAYQGLNAKNMVYELVRDHGNATVLDIIEDVTERALRDGIIELEKKLPSGYEMYSTHDASMWNAYASAGLLAAAIQNAGASRSAQGVPSAMQFYSDLLALATSLPGVDFGRALGTATLFEWLTHNSYGGGEVGIFSGEHVVTKGSKGFIIPCAVAAMCLDAGTQMYMPEVTSKHIFKLREVLPVLKDPLSRIAEAAEEIGG from the coding sequence ATGAATGATAGCGATAGATTTACGATTTATAACGATCGTGGTGTGTCTGTTGCAGAAAATATTCATTATGATGCACTAAGCCCTTATAAAAACAGTGCGATAAGGGAGATTCTACATACACTTAAACGCACTGCCATAATCGATTTAAATAAGCTTGAAACTTCACTCAAGAGCGGTAGCGTTGGAAACACGATGGCTGTCGGTGGTGAATGCAGAATTCTTGGGAGAGAGGTTGATCTGCCCATCAAAGAGCATGCAGCTTCTATCGCAGAGCGGATGCGCGAGATGCTCAAAGTCGCGGATGATGATGATACAAGACTTGAGATACTTGACTCCCTGCTAATCGTTCAGATACCATCGATCATGCTTGAGACAGGGACAGAATATACGCAGGCGTATCTGCTTCCAGCAACAGCACTTGCCCATGCGATCATTGATGAGTTCAATCTTGGAATATTTGATGGTGTTGATATGGTTAAATGTGCCATCATGGGCAGGTTCCCGCAGACTGTTACCCCTTCAGGTGGAGCAGTCTCAACGCTCCTCTCATTCCCAATGCATATCGAGGGGGCAGGTGTTGCATACAGGACGCCTTCTGTCAATACGATCGTTGCGCTGGCTGGCAGACGCACTTTTGATGCGGTTGCACTAAGCTCGGTGCTGGAACATGCAGCAGCATTTGAATCAGGTGCTGCGATAGGCCCTTACAAGCGTTATCACCTGCTTGGCATGGCTTATCAGGGTTTAAACGCAAAAAACATGGTGTATGAGCTTGTACGCGATCATGGGAACGCTACAGTGCTCGATATAATCGAGGATGTCACCGAACGTGCGCTTCGAGACGGTATTATCGAGCTTGAGAAGAAGCTCCCTTCAGGATATGAGATGTACTCGACCCACGATGCCTCGATGTGGAACGCCTACGCATCTGCGGGGCTCCTTGCTGCAGCGATCCAGAATGCAGGAGCGTCAAGGTCTGCCCAGGGTGTACCGTCTGCGATGCAGTTCTACAGTGATCTGCTTGCATTAGCAACGTCGCTCCCTGGTGTTGACTTTGGAAGGGCGCTTGGGACTGCCACACTCTTTGAATGGCTGACACACAATAGTTACGGCGGTGGAGAGGTTGGGATCTTCTCTGGGGAGCATGTTGTAACCAAAGGTTCAAAGGGCTTCATAATCCCATGTGCTGTTGCTGCGATGTGTCTTGATGCCGGAACCCAGATGTACATGCCAGAAGTTACATCAAAGCATATCTTCAAGCTCAGAGAGGTGCTCCCAGTCTTAAAAGATCCACTTTCAAGAATTGCAGAGGCTGCAGAGGAGATAGGGGGTTAA